The following is a genomic window from Aminivibrio sp..
GTGAGAACACGATGTCCCCGAAATGGCTTCGGACCTCCTTCTCCACTTCCCTGTTCATGATGATCTTGGGGTTGTGCCTGGTGAGGAGTACCCCTCCGATGGCCAGCCCCTTGTTCAGCCTCCTGCGGAAAAGCTCCACCGTCCTGGAGAGGAGGCGGAGTCCGGCAAGGCTGAAAAACTCGCTTTCCAGGGGGACAATTACCTCGTGGGACGCCGCGAGGACGTTGCGGGTGAAAATGCCGAGCTGGGGGGGGCTGTCGCAGAAGACGCAGTCGTATCCGGAGAGATCGGCCGACTCCAAAGCATCCCGGAGAAGAGTGTCCCTCCCGGGTTGGCTTTCGATCTGCATCTCGGCCATGGCAAGATCGAGGGTGCTTGGAACCACGTCGACCCCCTCCCGGGAAACTTTGACTTCTTCAAAGGAAGTGTCTCCGAGAAGGAAGTCGTAAATATAGGGGTGATCCTCCGGAACGGAGATCCCGAATCCGGCGGTGAGGTTGCTCTGGGGATCGAGGTCGAGGGCCGCGACCCTGAGCCCTCTCCGGGCAAGGGCCACAGCCAGATTCTGGCACGCGGTGGTTTTCCCCACGCCCCCCTTCAGATTGCAGAATCCGACGATTCTCATGAAAAACCTCCTCGATCAGGGGATGTAAAGTAAAGTACCATGACCGTCCAGTACAATATAACAAGAAACGACGCGAGGGGAAAGAACTGTTTTTTTTCTGTCCCGGAGTATAATCGACCGTATAATAATATAATGCATTTTTTCAGGCACACATTTTTTCAGGCACAGAAGGAGGACCTTTGAATGGACCAGACAGACGCCGCTCCCGGGAACGGGAAACAGGGCTTCGATTCCGGGGAGCTCTTGACATGCCTTATGGCGGGAATAGCAGAATTCGTCTTTATCCACACGCTTGCCGGGAAGATCCGGGAGGTCAATTCAGCGGCGGCAAAGGGACTCGGCTTCACGACCCAGGAACTGCTGTCGTCCGACATGACCGCAGTTCTCGCCTCCCCGCCGCCCTTCCGGGTGAAACAGGCCTGGAAAAACCTGGATAGAGGGCACCCTTTTTCCGCGGAAGGAATCGTCCGGCGGAAGGACGGCACGTCCTTTCCGGCACTACTTTCCTTTTTCCCCCTTATCCGGGGTAACGAACCCGCCGTTCTGACCATCGCCAGGGATATTGCCGATCTCAAGGCCGCCGGAGGGGGCCTTTCCAGGGAATCCTTCAAGGACCCTCTTACCGGGCTGTACAACAGGGCATTCTTCGAGGATGAGCTCAAGCGGCTGGACTGTGACCGCCAGCTTCCTCTCAGCATCATCATGGGAGATCTCAACGGCATGAAAATGGTCAACGACGCTTTCGGCTACCAGGCGGGCGACGCCATGCTGAAGGCCGCGGCAAAAGTCCTGAGGAAAATCTGCAGGAGCAGCGATCTCCTCTTCCGCTGGGGAAGTGATGAATTCGTCATTCTGCTTCCCCATACCCGGGAGGATGACGCGGCCTCCATCGTCTGCCGCATCGAGGATGCCTTCCGAAAGATCCAGGTGAAGGACATGCCCGTCCCTCCCAGCATGTCCCTCGGGTACAGCGCGAAGCTCCACCGCTGGCAGGATTTCGCCAACGTCTTCCGGGACGCCGAAGAAGACATGTACGAAAAGAAGACCTCGGAAAGCAGAAAGATCCGGGAGACGATCCTCGAGAGCATCTTTGCGTCCCTTGCGGACACCACGCCTGAAACGGCGGAACACAACCTTTCGGTAAGGCGGCTCTGCCGGATGCTGGGCATGCGGCTCGGCCTGGAAAGACCGGACCTGGAAAAGCTGGATCTCGCCGCTTGCCTCCACGATATCGGGAAGGCCTCCATTCCTTCGAGAATCCTGTCCAAATCCGGTCCCTTGACGGAGGAGGAATGGGAGGATGTAAAACGCCATGCCGAGGCAGGATACAAGGTGGCCTCCTCCGCCACCCCGGATGTTGCCTCCGTGGCAGACGAAATTCTCTCCCACCACGAACGGTGGGACGGCACGGGGTACCCTTCCGGCATCCCGGGAGAGGACATTCCCCTGCTCTCCAGGATCATTGCCGTAGCCGACGCCTTCGACGTCATGACCCGCGGAACCCCCTACCGGCCCGCCAGAAGCAAGGACGACGCTCT
Proteins encoded in this region:
- a CDS encoding ParA family protein; translation: MRIVGFCNLKGGVGKTTACQNLAVALARRGLRVAALDLDPQSNLTAGFGISVPEDHPYIYDFLLGDTSFEEVKVSREGVDVVPSTLDLAMAEMQIESQPGRDTLLRDALESADLSGYDCVFCDSPPQLGIFTRNVLAASHEVIVPLESEFFSLAGLRLLSRTVELFRRRLNKGLAIGGVLLTRHNPKIIMNREVEKEVRSHFGDIVFSRYIRRNISLVEAGGAGVSVFGYDPESNGALDYSVVADELLERWKNNG
- a CDS encoding HD domain-containing phosphohydrolase, giving the protein MDQTDAAPGNGKQGFDSGELLTCLMAGIAEFVFIHTLAGKIREVNSAAAKGLGFTTQELLSSDMTAVLASPPPFRVKQAWKNLDRGHPFSAEGIVRRKDGTSFPALLSFFPLIRGNEPAVLTIARDIADLKAAGGGLSRESFKDPLTGLYNRAFFEDELKRLDCDRQLPLSIIMGDLNGMKMVNDAFGYQAGDAMLKAAAKVLRKICRSSDLLFRWGSDEFVILLPHTREDDAASIVCRIEDAFRKIQVKDMPVPPSMSLGYSAKLHRWQDFANVFRDAEEDMYEKKTSESRKIRETILESIFASLADTTPETAEHNLSVRRLCRMLGMRLGLERPDLEKLDLAACLHDIGKASIPSRILSKSGPLTEEEWEDVKRHAEAGYKVASSATPDVASVADEILSHHERWDGTGYPSGIPGEDIPLLSRIIAVADAFDVMTRGTPYRPARSKDDALREVKEQAGRQFDPKIAALLLEIRGKTDEETDDQLFPARDLTVE